The Persephonella sp. KM09-Lau-8 nucleotide sequence ATATCAAAACCTACTATCCAGAGGAATTCTTTGCAGTTAAGCTGACAACAGAAGGAAATGATGATAAATTCCTTAATCTTCTTCTGGATATGAAAGACTTTGGAATACAACTGCTTCCACCTGATGTAAACAAATCCCGTGCAGAATTTTATATTGAGGATAAAGGAAAAATCAGATTTGGACTGGCAAGGATTAAGAATGTGGGAGAACAATCTGCAGAAGAGATAGTAAAAGAAAGAGAAGCAAACGGAAAATATACAGATATCTTTGATATAGCAGAAAGACTGGATTCCAAAAAGTTAAACAAAAGGGTTCTTGAAGCCCTGATAAAAGCCGGAGCCTTTGATTTTACAGGGGTTGATAGAGGCATTATGCTTGCCACAGTAGATAAAGCACTATCAGCCGGCCAGAAAACAAGGGAGCTTAAAGCCTCGGGCCAGAACTCATTGTTTGGCTTGATGACTGTTGAAAACACCGAACCAGTTATTTCCTATGAAAAGGCAAATCCTTTATCTGAAAAGGAAAAACTCAATTATGAAAAGGAAGTTCTTGGATTTTACCTATCAGGACATCCATTAAAGGCCTATGAAAAAGAACTGAGAGGATATGTAACTCCTATAAACAAACTGATTGATAGGAAAACAGGAGACAAAGTCAAAATTGCAGGAGTTATCTCTGATATCAAAAGGAAGAAAACCCGTTCAGGAGCTACAATGGCAATAATGACAGTTCAGGATGAAACAGGAATTATAGATGTCAGAGTTTTCACCGATAGAATGGAAGATACATCATTTCTGGAAGAGGATAAAATTGTGATTATAGAAGGAAGTGTTGAGATAAATGAGGAACAGGAAAAGGTCTCAATGAACGCAATAAATGTTACCCCTGTTGAATATATAAACAAACAGGTTTCTGCAGTCAGGTTTGTTTTATCCAAGGAAAAAGCAATGAACGGGGTTGCAGTTAAACTAAAGGAAATCTGCGAAAAATACAGAGGCGATAAAGATGTAATAATTGAAATTAATGAACCAGGTAAGTTTAGAGCAGAAATAGCAGCCCATAGCAATTTTGCAGTTGATATAAATGATGAGTTTAAACAGGAAATATCAAAGATTCTATCTCCAGAGGAATTCTTCTTTGAATAAAAAGGAGAGGAAAAATGGGTAAGGTTCTGGTTTTATATGACTCTCAAACCGGACATACCGCAAAAATGGCTGAATATGTTGCAAAAGGCGCAAGTAAATATCCTGTGGAGGTTAGACTTAAAAGTGTTGATGAGGCCACAAAAGAAGATATCTTGTGGTGTGATGGTATAGCCGTTGGTAGCCCTACACATCTTGGCGTTGTTTCATGGAAAATGAAAAAGTTCTGGGATGACCTTGTTGATTTATGGGGTGAGATAGATGGCAAAATTGGATGTGCTTTTTCCTCTTCAGGTGGATGGGGCGGCGGTAGTGAGATAGTCTGTATGTCTATTCTTACAATCCTAATGAATTATGGATTTTTAGTGTTTGGAGTTACAGATTACACAGGGGATAAATTTACGCTCCACTATGGAGCTGTATCTGCAGGTGAACCGAGAAAAGAAGAAGAAATCAAAGCCTGTGAAAGACTGGGAGAAAGGCTTGCCCAATGGGTTCTTGTCTATGTTGACGGCAAAAAGGAGTATAAAAAATCACAATCTCAGGAGTAATTCTGTTATTTTAGGTATTTCCTTTTTATTTAAAAATATCTCAACTTTTTCAGGTGATAAAAACTTAATATCAAAATTTTTTGGTAATTCCATTATAAACTCCGGTGAAGGTGGATTTTCTGTATCCATATAAATTGTGGTAACCGGTTCCCTGAGCTCTATTTTGTTAATACCTTTTCCTGTTGCAGCCTTTTTGAGTTTTTCAATCTCCAGATATAATTCAAACACATCAGGTAGTCCTGAATAAAATTCCTTGAGATATTTACGGATATGTTCTATTTCTTTATAGTCTATAGCTTTTGACACAGTCATATATATATTCATCCTTTCTTTAGGGTCTGGTATAAACTCCTCAGGTATATAACTCTCCATATCAACAACCATAACAGGTTCTTTTTCCGAGCTGCCTTTTTCTTCTGAAATAGTTTCCTGAAGCAGTTTAATATACATCTCATATCCTACGGCTTTTATGTGTCCGCTCTGCTCAACTCCAAGTATATTTCCTGCTCCTCTAATCTGCATATCTTCAATAGAAATTTTAAGGCCTGAACCTGGTCTGGTTAATCTCAGAATTGCATCAAGTCTTTTTTCTGCATCTTTTGATATCTCAGGAGGAACAAGTAGATAGCAGTATGCCTGAATATTTCCCCGACCCACCCTTCCTCTAAGATGATAAAGCTGTGCAAGACCAAAAAGGTCTGCCCTTTCAACAATAAGTGTGTTTGCAGTTGGAATATCTATTCCTGTTTCTATTATTGAGGTGGAAACAAGAATATCTATTTTTCCTTCAATAAAATCAAGTATTACCTTTTCTATCTGTTTAGGCTTCATTCTGCCGTGGGCAACTTCAACATTTGCCTGTGGAAACATATTTTTAAGTGTTTTTGCCTTTTCCTCAATTGTATCAATACGGTTATGCAGGTAAAAAACCTGACCTTTTCTTTTGAGCTCAAATTCGATTGCTTTTTTGATGATATTTTCATTTTCAACAAATACATAGGTTTTTGTTTCAAGTCTACCTTCAGGGGGAGTTTTAATCACAGATAGTTCTTTTAAACCTGAAAGCGCCATATTTAATGTTCTTGGTATAGGGGTTGCTGTCATATAAAGGGTATCCACATCTTTTTTGGTATGTCTTATCTTTTCTTTTGCACGGACGCCGAACCTGTGTTCCTCATCTATGATTAATAAGCCCAGATTTTTAAATTTAACATTATCCTGAAGTAGTTTGTGTGTGCCAATAACAATATCTATTTTTCCTTCTTCAAGCTGTCTTAAGATTTCTTCTGTTTCTTTTTTGGATTTCAGCCTTGACAGATTTTCAACTTTTATTCCAAATGGCTCAAGCCTTTCCTTAAAATTTCTGTAATGCTGATAAGAAAGTATAGTAGTTGGAGTTAAAACTGCCGTTTGCTTACCATTTATTGCAGCAATAAAAGCAGCTCTAAGGGCAACTTCTGTTTTACCAAACCCCACATCTCCGCAAATAACTCTTTCCATAGGTTTATTAGAGGACATATCTTTTTTGACGTCATTTATGGCTTTTAGCTGGTCTGGAGTTTCTATGTATGGAAAGCTTTTTTCAAATTCGGAAATAAGCTCATCTGATATATCAAATGGTGGTCTTGTAATTTGTTGACGTTGGGAGTAAAGCTTAATAAGTTCCTTTGCTACTTTCTTTAGAGAATTTTTTATTTTTCTTTTTAGATTACGCCATGAGGTTCCGCCTATTTTGTCTAAAACAACATTTCCCTGTGGAGTATATCTGTAAATCTTATCAAAATGCAAATAGGATACATATATCTTTTCTCCCCCTGCATACTCAAGTATCATAAAATCATAGGTCTTTCCTTTGATTTCCCTTGTTTCTATTCCTCTGAATATACCTATTCCGTAATCCTCATGGATTATGTAATCTCCAATCTCAAGGGGAGAAAATTCAAAATCAAGACTTTCCTGGCTTTCAGGTATAAAAATAGTTTTTTTCTCTTCTAAGACAGCAGGTTGTCTTAGTGGTAGACGGATTTTTTTGAAACCTGAGTGGTCAGTTCTTTTTCCTTCAGATACTTTATCTAATAAATAGACACCTTCTCCAATTTCTCTGTATATATTTAGATAATAAAAATCAGCACCTTTGAGAAACTTGCTAATATTTTCTTTTTCTGTTTCTCTGAACTGGATTTCAATCCCTGAACGGAGAATAACAGGCTCATCATAGAGAGGATAGATATCTATCTGATTTATCTCTTTTCTGGTATTTAGCTTTGAGACCTGGAATATATTTTCAACTATATCACCAAAAAAATCTATCTCAAAAATACCGGTAAAAGGGATATAAATCCTGATAATTCCACCTTTTACTGAAAACTCTCCTTCATTTTCAAGATTTTCTTCTCTAATGTATCCGTGTTCAACAAGTTTATGAATTAGGTAATCTCTGTCTAAATCTATACCTGTGGCGATGGTAATTATCTCTTTGTCAAAATTCTTTCTAATAGATGTATTAAATATATTAGAGTCTGAAACAGCTATAACCGGTTTTTTGCTTTTTATTAGCTGGGTAAGGGCAAAATTTCTTTTAATCTGGAGTTCAAGGTCATATTTATCAATCTGGGATGGCAGTTCAACAACCTGAATATCTTTTTTGAAATAATCAGCATAGACTCTGGCATCATTTAAAAAAAGTTTCTTTCTTTTCTGGTCTTCAGTGATTACTAAGGATTTTCCTTCAGTCTGGGAAACCAGATAATATTCAGGAAGAGAACCTGTAAACCCGTATAGCTTTTTCATAGGAAGAAATTATTCTTCTTTAATTGTTCTCGCAAGCCTTCTTGCTTTTAATCTTTGGGGTTTTTGTTTTATCTCAAATTTTTCTTCTGAAACAAAGATATATTTAGGGACATAATACATCAATGCAAGAATTAGGGTAAGAACTCCTATTCCTATATAATCAAGAGGTTTAAAATGTGGTGCTTTTATTATTATTTCTCTCAGAACGGCTATAAGGGTTGTTTTCACTATTAATGAAGTATCTATTCTTCTTTCTTTTAAATACTGGATAGTTAATCTGAATAACTCAACAAGTATAAACAGGTATATAAATTTAGGTATCAGGTCATAAACTTTAACTTTTGCTTTTGTAAGAGAAAGGAATATATCATAAAGGGCATACAAACTGAGAACAAAAAGTAGAATAAGTAAAATAAGAACAATGATATCCTCTAAAAATTCAAGGAAATTTCCTAACTGTCGGTGTATTTCGTGGGGTCTTAAAATATTTCTGAATTTATCCCTCATTGTATAACAAGCCCTGCATTAGTTTTGTTTTTTTTCTTCTATATAATCCTGTATAGACTGGAAAGCAAGAATAAGACCACCTATAGCGAGGATTAGAAGACCTATTAAAAATATTGAAACTGCTAAGAGTTCCATTTATCTAACTCCTTAATTTTTTTCTTAAATCTAACAACCTCAATTATAAATATAAGTCCTATTCCAAGAAAAATAATACCTAACATAATGATTATATAGGAATACCATAATTTAGGAATATCAATAATTTTTAAACTTGCTCCTATTCCTGCACCAATAGTAAGAAGAATTATAGATAGAGTTCTTATAAATCCTTCCTTGATTTTTAACTTCTCTATTTCTAATTTCTTAAGCTCTATCTCTTTTTGCAGGTTATCCATCCATTTTAACTTTTATCAGCTTTTTAACCTGTTTAACATCCCTTTTCTTTACAGGAATAAATAACTTCATATTAGGATAAATGTTTCCTTTAAGTTTATTCCACAACTTAATAACAGTTATAGAAACTCCAAACTTGCGGGAAATTTTCCTTAAGGTATCCCCTCTCTTAACCCTGTAATAAAATCCTTTTTGAGTATAGATTAATTCATCTGTCAGGTCAATTAAGCCTCTGTAGTAATCAGGTGGAGCAAGTATATATGAAGGAACAGTGATTATCATTTTTGAGTTTATATATGAAGACTTTAAATGATTGAGTTTTTTAAGCCTTCGGACTGATGTATGGAATTTTTGGGCTATTTTGGAAAGTGTGTCTCCTTTTTGCACCTCGTAATTTATAAGTGCAGGATATTTTTTAAGTGGGGCGTTTTCAACAACATATAAAACAGCATTTTTCATTCCTTTGGGAACATACAGGTTATACTCCTGATTATCTGGTGGAATAACGCTTCTTTTGAGATGGGGGTTCATTTCTTTTAGTTTTTTGTATGGAATACCTGTATGTCTGGATATATACTTAAGGGATACCGGTTTATTTAGTTTAACAACATCATAACTGATGTAATCATAATTGAAATTTTCCTTTTTTAGTAAGTCTTTAACTATGATTAAAGTTGCAATGAAGTTAGGAACATAATTTCTGGTTTCCCTTGAAAGATACTCATCTATATCCCAGAAGTTTGTTGCTCTGTATCTGTTAATTTTTCTTATTATTGCTCCCTCTCCTGCATTATAGCTGGCGAGGGCAAGTCCCCAGTCTTCAAAAATGCTGTGCAGGTCTTTAAGATAAAGTGCTGCAGCTATGGTGGATTTTTCAGGGTCTAATCTTTCATCCACCCATTTATTAATTCTCAGTCCATATGTCCTTGCTGTGTGGGGCATAAATTGCCATAAACCCCTTGCACCTGCAGGAGATTTAGCATAGATATTAAAATGGCTTTCTATTATTGGTAGAAAAGCCAAATCCTCTGGAATTCCATGCTCTTTAAATATCTTTCTTATGGCAGGAATATACTTTTTGCCTCTATTTAGAATAACTTTAATTCTTGGTAAACCTCTTTTCCTGAAAAGGATTTCCCTGTTTCTAATTAGAGAATAGTTTGTAATCCCTATCTTTTGAAGTTTAAAATTCTTATGGGTCCAGGAGATAGACTCATCCCTTTCATTTGCTATAGAGAAGAAAAATATCCCTAAAAATGTTATAATTAATCTTGTAAACTTTATCATTCCTGTCTTAATTGCTGCTCCTTAATAATTTTTATTTGAATTTATCATCAAACACTCAAATTATTTATAATATGGCTCATAAAAATTAAATGCAACTGGAATATATATAAAAGCCATGAAATATCTGTTTGGACCTGTTAATTCAAGACGATTTGGACTTTCTCTGGGAATAGATTTATCCCCAGATAAAAAATCCTGCAATTTTGACTGCCTTTATTGTGAACTGGACAAAGCAAAACCTGTTTCTATGATACAAAATGAGCCTGACCCTGAAGAGATAATATCCGAGATAAAGCATTTTTTACAAAAAAATCCGTATCCTGAAGTTATCACAATAACTGCAAATGGCGAGCCAACCTTATATTCAAAACTTGATATCCTGATAAAAAAACTACAAAAGATAAAAAGAAACTCCAAGCTTCTCATACTTTCAAATGGTT carries:
- a CDS encoding flavodoxin family protein; amino-acid sequence: MGKVLVLYDSQTGHTAKMAEYVAKGASKYPVEVRLKSVDEATKEDILWCDGIAVGSPTHLGVVSWKMKKFWDDLVDLWGEIDGKIGCAFSSSGGWGGGSEIVCMSILTILMNYGFLVFGVTDYTGDKFTLHYGAVSAGEPRKEEEIKACERLGERLAQWVLVYVDGKKEYKKSQSQE
- the mfd gene encoding transcription-repair coupling factor, which codes for MKKLYGFTGSLPEYYLVSQTEGKSLVITEDQKRKKLFLNDARVYADYFKKDIQVVELPSQIDKYDLELQIKRNFALTQLIKSKKPVIAVSDSNIFNTSIRKNFDKEIITIATGIDLDRDYLIHKLVEHGYIREENLENEGEFSVKGGIIRIYIPFTGIFEIDFFGDIVENIFQVSKLNTRKEINQIDIYPLYDEPVILRSGIEIQFRETEKENISKFLKGADFYYLNIYREIGEGVYLLDKVSEGKRTDHSGFKKIRLPLRQPAVLEEKKTIFIPESQESLDFEFSPLEIGDYIIHEDYGIGIFRGIETREIKGKTYDFMILEYAGGEKIYVSYLHFDKIYRYTPQGNVVLDKIGGTSWRNLKRKIKNSLKKVAKELIKLYSQRQQITRPPFDISDELISEFEKSFPYIETPDQLKAINDVKKDMSSNKPMERVICGDVGFGKTEVALRAAFIAAINGKQTAVLTPTTILSYQHYRNFKERLEPFGIKVENLSRLKSKKETEEILRQLEEGKIDIVIGTHKLLQDNVKFKNLGLLIIDEEHRFGVRAKEKIRHTKKDVDTLYMTATPIPRTLNMALSGLKELSVIKTPPEGRLETKTYVFVENENIIKKAIEFELKRKGQVFYLHNRIDTIEEKAKTLKNMFPQANVEVAHGRMKPKQIEKVILDFIEGKIDILVSTSIIETGIDIPTANTLIVERADLFGLAQLYHLRGRVGRGNIQAYCYLLVPPEISKDAEKRLDAILRLTRPGSGLKISIEDMQIRGAGNILGVEQSGHIKAVGYEMYIKLLQETISEEKGSSEKEPVMVVDMESYIPEEFIPDPKERMNIYMTVSKAIDYKEIEHIRKYLKEFYSGLPDVFELYLEIEKLKKAATGKGINKIELREPVTTIYMDTENPPSPEFIMELPKNFDIKFLSPEKVEIFLNKKEIPKITELLLRL
- a CDS encoding phosphate-starvation-inducible PsiE family protein; the protein is MRDKFRNILRPHEIHRQLGNFLEFLEDIIVLILLILLFVLSLYALYDIFLSLTKAKVKVYDLIPKFIYLFILVELFRLTIQYLKERRIDTSLIVKTTLIAVLREIIIKAPHFKPLDYIGIGVLTLILALMYYVPKYIFVSEEKFEIKQKPQRLKARRLARTIKEE
- a CDS encoding lytic transglycosylase domain-containing protein, translating into MIKFTRLIITFLGIFFFSIANERDESISWTHKNFKLQKIGITNYSLIRNREILFRKRGLPRIKVILNRGKKYIPAIRKIFKEHGIPEDLAFLPIIESHFNIYAKSPAGARGLWQFMPHTARTYGLRINKWVDERLDPEKSTIAAALYLKDLHSIFEDWGLALASYNAGEGAIIRKINRYRATNFWDIDEYLSRETRNYVPNFIATLIIVKDLLKKENFNYDYISYDVVKLNKPVSLKYISRHTGIPYKKLKEMNPHLKRSVIPPDNQEYNLYVPKGMKNAVLYVVENAPLKKYPALINYEVQKGDTLSKIAQKFHTSVRRLKKLNHLKSSYINSKMIITVPSYILAPPDYYRGLIDLTDELIYTQKGFYYRVKRGDTLRKISRKFGVSITVIKLWNKLKGNIYPNMKLFIPVKKRDVKQVKKLIKVKMDG